A region from the Gossypium hirsutum isolate 1008001.06 chromosome A08, Gossypium_hirsutum_v2.1, whole genome shotgun sequence genome encodes:
- the LOC107938346 gene encoding protein TAB2 homolog, chloroplastic — translation MATLSFNSTRIKSPSLQSHKPFSKSHFSTKPNNVPFLFPSKTHPQLHRFKPNSISESSVSVPEEAFDDAEEDDPTSELSYLDSETDPSSVTEWELDFCSRPILDIRGKKIWELVVCDSSLSLQYTKYFPNNVINSVTLKDAMETISEDLGVPLPEKVRFFRSQMQTIITKSCKELGIKPVPSKRCLSLLLWLEERYETIYMRHPGFQKGSKPLLALDNPFPMELPENLFGEKWAFVQLPFSAIREEISSLDERFVFGAGLDLDLLGIEVDDNTLIPGLAVASSRAKPLAAWMNGLEVCSVEADTSRSCLILSVGISTRYVYATYKKTPTSTSEAEAWEAAKKACGGLHFLAIQEDLDSDDCVGFWLLLDLPPPPL, via the exons ATGGCAACTCTAAGCTTCAATTCCACACGAATCAAATCCCCATCTCTCCAATCCCACAAACCCTTCTCCAAATCCCACTTTTCCACAAAACCCAACAACGTACCATTCCTTTTTCCATCTAAAACCCATCCACAGCTCCACCGTTTTAAACCAAATTCCATATCCGAAAGCTCAGTGTCAGTGCCTGAAGAAGCTTTTGATGACGCTGAAGAAGACGACCCAACTTCAGAATTGAGCTACCTTGACTCGGAGACCGATCCCTCGAGTGTTACGGAGTGGGAGCTGGATTTTTGCTCAAGGCCGATTCTAGATATTAGAGGCAAGAAGATATGGGAACTGGTAGTGTGTGACAGTTCGCTTTCACTTCAATATACCAAGTACTTTCCCAACAATGTTATCAATAGTGTTACTTTAAAAGATGCTATGGAAACCATAAGTGAGGATTTAGGTGTCCCTTTGCCAGAAAAAGTCCGCTTCTTCAG GTCACAAATGCAAACCATAATTACAAAGTCATGTAAAGAGCTTGGCATAAAGCCTGTTCCTAGTAAACGG TGTCTGTCACTGCTTCTTTGGTTAGAAGAACGTTATGAGACTATATACATGCGCCATCCTGGTTTTCAAAAAGGTTCCAAGCCACTTTTGGCATTAGATAACCCTTTCCCAATGGAACTTCCAGAGAACTTATTTGGAGAAAAATGGGCATTTGTCCAGTTACCTTTTTCAG CTATTCGAGAGGAGATTTCGTCGTTGGATGAAAGGTTCGTGTTTGGTGCTGGTTTAGATTTGGATTTGCTGGGAATTGAAGTTGATGACAATACATTGATTCCAGGACTTGCAGTGGCTTCTTCACGTGCAAAACCTTTGGCAG CTTGGATGAATGGATTGGAAGTGTGTTCAGTAGAGGCTGATACCAGTCGCAGTTGCTTGATCCTATCCGTTGGAATATCTACTCGTTACGTTTATGCAACCTACAAGAAAACTCCGACATCTACAAGTGAAGCTGAAGCTTGGGAAGCAGCAAAGAAGGCATGTGGAGGATTACATTTCCTTGCCATCCAAGAGGACTTGGACTCTGATGATTGTGTAGGTTTCTGGCTCTTGTTGGACTTGCCCCCACCCCCTTTATAA
- the LOC107938347 gene encoding tRNA-dihydrouridine(20/20a) synthase isoform X3: protein MVKFSAYSLMISSFTPFHSIILKNPRRFSRNIPFNHSTKSRVTSYYQNVQLHTEGVMGASRYLPPLFSIAPMMEWTDNHYRTLARLISKHAWLYTEMLAAETIVYQQGNLDKFLGYSPEQHPIVLQIGGSKLENLAKATELANAYNYDEINFNCGCPSPKVAGHGCFGVRLMLDPKFVGEAMSVIAANTNVPVSVKCRIGVDDHDSYNELCDFIYKVSSLSPTRHFIIHSRKALLNGISPADNRRIPPLKYEFYYALLRDFPDLTFTINGGINSVVEANAALREGAHGVMVGRAAYHYPWQTLGHVDTAIYGAPSSGITRREILQRYQEYGDSVLGKDGNNRPNIREVAKP from the exons ATGGTGAAGTTTTCAGCTTATTCTTTGATGATATCGTCATTTACACCTTTTCATTCTATTATCCTGAAAAACCCTCGCAGATTTTCTAGAAATATACCTTTCAACCATTCAACTAAATCAAGGGTCACTTCTTATTACCAAAACGTTCAATTACATACAGAAGGCGTGATGGGTGCTAGTCGCTATCTTCCTCCTCTATTTAG CATAGCTCCCATGATGGAATGGACTGATAATCATTATAGGACTCTTGCGCGCCTTATCTCCAAACATGCGTGGCTTTACACAGAGATGCTTGCTGCTGAAACTATTGTTTATCAACAAGGGAATCTG GACAAGTTCTTGGGATATTCTCCTGAACAGCATCCTATTGTCCTTCAAATTGGTGGGAGTAAATTAGAAAACTTGGCAAAAGCCACTGAACTTGCTAATGCATACAACTATGATGAGATTAATTTCAA TTGTGGGTGTCCTAGCCCAAAAGTTGCAGGGCATGGGTGCTTTGGTGTGCGTCTTATGCTTGATCCAAAG TTTGTTGGAGAAGCCATGTCAGTCATTGCTGCCAATACAAATGTTCCTGTCAGTGTTAAATGTCGGATTGGTGTTGATGATCATGATTCATATAATGAGCTCT GTGATTTTATCTACAAGGTTTCTTCCCTATCACCAACTAGGCATTTCATCATACATTCACGGAAGGCTCTACTAAATGGCATTAGCCCGGCTGATAACCGAAGAATTCCCCCACTAAA ATATGAGTTCTATTATGCACTCTTGCGTGACTTTCCGGACTTGACGTTTACCATAAATGGAGGCATTAATTCTGTTGTTGAG GCAAATGCAGCTCTAAGAGAAGGAGCTCACGGTGTTATGGTTGGACGAGCTGCATATCACTA CCCCTGGCAAACTCTGGGACATGTTGATACTGCAATATATGGTGCACCAAGTAGTGGTATTACACGCCGCGAG ATCCTTCAACGATATCAAGAATATGGAGACTCCGTTCTGGGAAAAGATGGAAATAATAGACCTAATATCCGAGAAGTAGCGAAG CCATAG
- the LOC107938347 gene encoding tRNA-dihydrouridine(20/20a) synthase isoform X1, with amino-acid sequence MVKFSAYSLMISSFTPFHSIILKNPRRFSRNIPFNHSTKSRVTSYYQNVQLHTEGVMGASRYLPPLFSIAPMMEWTDNHYRTLARLISKHAWLYTEMLAAETIVYQQGNLDKFLGYSPEQHPIVLQIGGSKLENLAKATELANAYNYDEINFNCGCPSPKVAGHGCFGVRLMLDPKFVGEAMSVIAANTNVPVSVKCRIGVDDHDSYNELCDFIYKVSSLSPTRHFIIHSRKALLNGISPADNRRIPPLKYEFYYALLRDFPDLTFTINGGINSVVEANAALREGAHGVMVGRAAYHYPWQTLGHVDTAIYGAPSSGITRREILQRYQEYGDSVLGKDGNNRPNIREVAKPLLNLFYSEPGNGLWKRKADSAFMHCKTMKSFFEETLVAIPDSVLDAPIAGGVPSGREDLFANVHDLLPRQYHAREEEALYA; translated from the exons ATGGTGAAGTTTTCAGCTTATTCTTTGATGATATCGTCATTTACACCTTTTCATTCTATTATCCTGAAAAACCCTCGCAGATTTTCTAGAAATATACCTTTCAACCATTCAACTAAATCAAGGGTCACTTCTTATTACCAAAACGTTCAATTACATACAGAAGGCGTGATGGGTGCTAGTCGCTATCTTCCTCCTCTATTTAG CATAGCTCCCATGATGGAATGGACTGATAATCATTATAGGACTCTTGCGCGCCTTATCTCCAAACATGCGTGGCTTTACACAGAGATGCTTGCTGCTGAAACTATTGTTTATCAACAAGGGAATCTG GACAAGTTCTTGGGATATTCTCCTGAACAGCATCCTATTGTCCTTCAAATTGGTGGGAGTAAATTAGAAAACTTGGCAAAAGCCACTGAACTTGCTAATGCATACAACTATGATGAGATTAATTTCAA TTGTGGGTGTCCTAGCCCAAAAGTTGCAGGGCATGGGTGCTTTGGTGTGCGTCTTATGCTTGATCCAAAG TTTGTTGGAGAAGCCATGTCAGTCATTGCTGCCAATACAAATGTTCCTGTCAGTGTTAAATGTCGGATTGGTGTTGATGATCATGATTCATATAATGAGCTCT GTGATTTTATCTACAAGGTTTCTTCCCTATCACCAACTAGGCATTTCATCATACATTCACGGAAGGCTCTACTAAATGGCATTAGCCCGGCTGATAACCGAAGAATTCCCCCACTAAA ATATGAGTTCTATTATGCACTCTTGCGTGACTTTCCGGACTTGACGTTTACCATAAATGGAGGCATTAATTCTGTTGTTGAG GCAAATGCAGCTCTAAGAGAAGGAGCTCACGGTGTTATGGTTGGACGAGCTGCATATCACTA CCCCTGGCAAACTCTGGGACATGTTGATACTGCAATATATGGTGCACCAAGTAGTGGTATTACACGCCGCGAG ATCCTTCAACGATATCAAGAATATGGAGACTCCGTTCTGGGAAAAGATGGAAATAATAGACCTAATATCCGAGAAGTAGCGAAG CCTCTACTTAACCTTTTTTACTCGGAGCCTGGAAATGGTCTGTGGAAGCGCAAAGCCGACTCCGCTTTCATGCATTGCAAG ACAATGAAATCCTTCTTCGAGGAAACACTTGTGGCGATACCTGATTCAGTCTTGGATGCACCTATTGCTGGTGGAGTACCATCTGGTCGTGAAGATCTTTTTGCCAATGTACATGATTTATTGCCACGCCAATATCACGCGAGAGAAGAGGAAgcattgtatgcttag
- the LOC107938347 gene encoding tRNA-dihydrouridine(20/20a) synthase isoform X2: MGASRYLPPLFSIAPMMEWTDNHYRTLARLISKHAWLYTEMLAAETIVYQQGNLDKFLGYSPEQHPIVLQIGGSKLENLAKATELANAYNYDEINFNCGCPSPKVAGHGCFGVRLMLDPKFVGEAMSVIAANTNVPVSVKCRIGVDDHDSYNELCDFIYKVSSLSPTRHFIIHSRKALLNGISPADNRRIPPLKYEFYYALLRDFPDLTFTINGGINSVVEANAALREGAHGVMVGRAAYHYPWQTLGHVDTAIYGAPSSGITRREILQRYQEYGDSVLGKDGNNRPNIREVAKPLLNLFYSEPGNGLWKRKADSAFMHCKTMKSFFEETLVAIPDSVLDAPIAGGVPSGREDLFANVHDLLPRQYHAREEEALYA; this comes from the exons ATGGGTGCTAGTCGCTATCTTCCTCCTCTATTTAG CATAGCTCCCATGATGGAATGGACTGATAATCATTATAGGACTCTTGCGCGCCTTATCTCCAAACATGCGTGGCTTTACACAGAGATGCTTGCTGCTGAAACTATTGTTTATCAACAAGGGAATCTG GACAAGTTCTTGGGATATTCTCCTGAACAGCATCCTATTGTCCTTCAAATTGGTGGGAGTAAATTAGAAAACTTGGCAAAAGCCACTGAACTTGCTAATGCATACAACTATGATGAGATTAATTTCAA TTGTGGGTGTCCTAGCCCAAAAGTTGCAGGGCATGGGTGCTTTGGTGTGCGTCTTATGCTTGATCCAAAG TTTGTTGGAGAAGCCATGTCAGTCATTGCTGCCAATACAAATGTTCCTGTCAGTGTTAAATGTCGGATTGGTGTTGATGATCATGATTCATATAATGAGCTCT GTGATTTTATCTACAAGGTTTCTTCCCTATCACCAACTAGGCATTTCATCATACATTCACGGAAGGCTCTACTAAATGGCATTAGCCCGGCTGATAACCGAAGAATTCCCCCACTAAA ATATGAGTTCTATTATGCACTCTTGCGTGACTTTCCGGACTTGACGTTTACCATAAATGGAGGCATTAATTCTGTTGTTGAG GCAAATGCAGCTCTAAGAGAAGGAGCTCACGGTGTTATGGTTGGACGAGCTGCATATCACTA CCCCTGGCAAACTCTGGGACATGTTGATACTGCAATATATGGTGCACCAAGTAGTGGTATTACACGCCGCGAG ATCCTTCAACGATATCAAGAATATGGAGACTCCGTTCTGGGAAAAGATGGAAATAATAGACCTAATATCCGAGAAGTAGCGAAG CCTCTACTTAACCTTTTTTACTCGGAGCCTGGAAATGGTCTGTGGAAGCGCAAAGCCGACTCCGCTTTCATGCATTGCAAG ACAATGAAATCCTTCTTCGAGGAAACACTTGTGGCGATACCTGATTCAGTCTTGGATGCACCTATTGCTGGTGGAGTACCATCTGGTCGTGAAGATCTTTTTGCCAATGTACATGATTTATTGCCACGCCAATATCACGCGAGAGAAGAGGAAgcattgtatgcttag
- the LOC107938348 gene encoding photosystem II 5 kDa protein, chloroplastic, whose protein sequence is MASITMTTSFLSTTNLTKGSPRITQRRLVVANAAKGAQVESVQMSGERKTEGNNGRREMMFAAAAAAICSVAGVATAEPKRGSAEAKKAYAPVCVTMPTARICRN, encoded by the coding sequence ATGGCATCCATCACCATGACAACATCATTCCTTAGCACCACTAACCTCACAAAGGGTTCTCCAAGAATTACCCAGCGGAGACTAGTGGTTGCCAATGCTGCTAAGGGAGCTCAAGTGGAGAGTGTCCAGATGAGCGGTGAGAGGAAAACAGAGGGCAACAATGGCAGGAGGGAGATGATGTTTGCAGCTGCAGCTGCTGCTATTTGCTCGGTTGCGGGGGTTGCAACGGCGGAGCCTAAACGTGGTAGCGCAGAGGCCAAGAAGGCGTATGCTCCTGTTTGTGTTACTATGCCAACTGCTAGGATCTGTCGCAACTGA
- the LOC107938340 gene encoding uncharacterized protein: MDAVRHYDTSWNSSTNWSIADGSLLHSVIFESSLASIAGSDQHEPALDDLTAVDSAPKSPLILCPASPDSGPCEITITFAQSHEVRQIYVRSTGRVYEIYYAPKPQSSNEYLSTVRCGGACRDEEVLLAPNFDESALAHLKGANTKLDEKTLKNDSNSNSNEDDWVEVKAPGTPLLDGGSTVSSNSVVHSGSTQDLYEATAEINDANPCMSITLRLLSLQNKGCVCVDELYVFADPVDIADSETEVSQMGNAGGNSLMAMLAPTLFQLSKTAGFHRIENAEIFGSKTKKQEDGSKSTEPLNFRNEILQEVKPSLANQWEVNLQEAVAATTEPNQHEIPPLKHVTIKPDVTCGHIERSLNELVSRVSRVEDLLLKFEENMLKPISSIDARLQRVEQQLGELTKNPKTSELPSCTKFSAPEFSCQNSDNYSCNTGNESNQLDDASHEKGILSPNQLDETIYPVNATRLFPRLVVTAPDFSNADDEDDDIALETGSDLSNADDEEDLVASETGSSKDKPKHTMSIDDALASALANFLSSTSIEKEKNIQAPTVKAPEILHEEDGIIDKKVSPASEPCCLDTRDGKDSTTALVPSDCSLERIGEVTCSLNEVDSEQAAKEVVEDYQKQGPCHETVGYIDTPAKHEHQIAGDMGNGEVSSATRKILVLDEMDILNQFLEDHTDDESDIDVERSPGDKEIKGEVAKQDHHEDFLKNFLELSHASSVVNFETPILDVKFTSEDNSINKAPLEALLSDMQVTGTASCSKKSDDGSLGALLSDMQVTDTAASCSKKSDDSSQPGEDCKLISVDEADVDGMPWNLEVENLEDYPACNNHEIAETNLI; encoded by the exons ATGGATGCTGTCCGCCACTACGACACTTCTTGGAATTCCTCCACCAACTGGTCTATCGCCGATGGTTCCCTCCTTCACTCCGTCATCTTCGAGTCATCATTAGCATCAATCGCCGGATCCGATCAACATGAACCTGCCCTCGATGATCTAACCGCCGTCGATTCCGCTCCTAAATCCCCCCTTATTTTGTGCCCTGCTTCACCTGATTCCGGCCCCTGCGAGATCACCA TTACTTTTGCCCAAAGCCATGAAGTAAGACAGATTTATGTCCGAAGTACTGGTCGGGTATATGAAATATACTATGCTCCTAAACCACAGAGCAGCAATGAGTATCTCAGTACCGTTCGCTGTGGTGGTGCCTGCAGAGATGAAGAAGTGCTTCTTGCACCCAATTTTGATGAATCTGCATTGGCTCATCTGAAAGGAGCCAATACGAAGTTGGATGAGAAGACACTGAAAAATGACAGCAATTCCAACTCGAATGAAGATGATTGGGTTGAAGTGAAAGCTCCTGGTACTCCTTTGCTTGATGGTGGAAGCACTGTGTCATCAAATTCTGTTGTGCACTCAGGTAGCACACAG GATTTATATGAGGCTACTGCTGAGATCAATGATGCAAACCCCTGCATGTCTATTACTCTCCGGTTGCTTTCTCTTCAAAATAAAGGCTGTGTATGTGTTGATGAACTCTATGTTTTTGCTGATCCTGTTGATATAGCTGATTCAGAAACTGAAGTCAGCCAGATGGGAAATGCGGGAGGAAATTCTCTTATGGCTATGCTTGCTCCCACACTTTTTCAGTTATCTAAAACAGCAGGTTTTCACCGCATAGAAAATGCAGAGATTTTTGgctcaaaaacaaagaaacaaGAAGATGGGTCAAAGAGTACTGAACCATTAAATTTTAGAAATGAAATCCTGCAAGAAGTAAAACCCAGTTTAGCCAATCAGTGGGAGGTGAACTTGCAGGAAGCAGTTGCAGCAACTACTGAACCAAATCAACATGAGATCCCCCCACTTAAGCATGTTACAATCAAGCCTGATGTAACATGTGGGCATATTGAGAGATCCCTGAATGAGCTTGTTTCTCGAGTCAGTAGAGTAGAAGATCTCCTATTGAAGTTTGAAGAGAACATGCTAAAGCCCATAAGCAGCATTGATGCAAGGCTCCAGCGTGTAGAGCAGCAGCTTGGAGAACTTACTAAGAACCCTAAGACATCTGAATTGCCATCTTGCACAAAATTCTCTGCACCTGAATTTTCCTGCCAGAATTCTGATAATTATTCTTGTAACACTGGTAATGAATCTAACCAACTTGATGATGCATCACATGAGAAGGGTATTTTATCACCTAACCAACTTGATGAAACCATTTACCCGGTAAATGCTACTCGGTTATTCCCAAGACTTGTTGTCACTGCCCCTGATTTTTCCAATGCTGATGATGAGGATGATGACATTGCTTTAGAAACCGGTTCTGATCTGTCCAATGCTGATGATGAGGAAGATCTTGTTGCTTCAGAAACTGGTTCTTCTAAGGATAAACCAAAGCACACCATGTCAATTGATGATGCATTAGCATCTGCCCTTGCCAACTTCCTTTCTTCAACTTCCATAGAGAAAGAGAAGAATATTCAAGCTCCAACTGTAAAAGCTCCTGAAATTTTACATGAAGAAGATGGTATTATTGATAAAAAGGTGTCACCGGCATCTGAACCTTGCTGTCTTGATACAAGAGATGGAAAGGATTCAACAACAGCATTGGTGCCATCCGACTGTTCTTTAGAGAGGATAGGGGAGGTGACATGCTCTCTTAATGAGGTTGATTCTGAGCAAGCAGCTAAAGAAGTTGTTGAAGACTATCAAAAGCAAGGTCCTTGCCATGAGACGGTTGGCTACATTGATACTCCAGCCAAACATGAACACCAGATAGCGGGGGACATGGGAAATGGGGAAGTTAGCAGTGCAACAAGAAAAATTTTGGTTCTTGATGAAATGGATATTCTGAACCAATTCCTCGAAGATCATACTGATGATGAGTCTGATATTGATGTGGAAAGATCTCCTGGGGACAAGGAAATTAAAGGAGAAGTAGCTAAACAAGATCATCATGAAGACTTTCTGAAGAATTTTCTGGAATTATCACATGCTTCTTCTGTAGTGAATTTTGAAACTCCAATCCTGGATGTAAAGTTTACCTCCGAAGACAACTCCATTAACAAGGCGCCTCTTGAAGCCCTTTTGTCTGACATGCAAGTAACAGGTACTGCTTCCTGCTCTAAGAAAAGTGATGATGGTTCCCTTGGAGCCCTTTTGTCAGACATGCAAGTCACAGATACTGCTGCTTCCTGCTCTAAAAAAAGTGATGATAGTTCTCAACCTGGTGAAGATTGCAAGTTGATTTCAGTTGACGAAGCGGATGTGGATGGTATGCCTTGGAACTTGGAGGTCGAAAACCTGGAGGATTATCCTGCGTGTAACAACCATGAAATTGCGGAAACAAACCTTATATGA
- the LOC107938341 gene encoding actin-related protein 7, producing MEAAVVDAGSKLLKAGLAVPDQAPSLIMPTQMKRMLEDGSSADNSLLEDVTIDPVVRGCVKDWDAMEDLLHHVLYTGLEWEVGNEGQILFTEPLCTPKAVRERLVQLLFETFNVSGFYASEQAVLSLYAVGRISGCTVDIGHGKIDIAAVLEGAVQHIASRRFEVGGIDLTKLLAQELGKSNPMVNLSLSDVEKLKEQFSCCAEDEVAYDRMLRSCETEEHTLPDGQVIRIGRERFTVGEALFQPSILGLEAHGIVEQLVRSIATVSSENQKQLLENTVLCGGTTSMTGFESRFQKEASLCSSAIRPSLVKPPEYMPENLSVYSAWVGGAILAKVVFPQNQHVTKADYDETGPSVVHRKCF from the exons ATGGAGGCGGCCGTGGTCGATGCTGGCTCCAAGCTCCTCAAGGCGGGACTTGCCGTCCCAGATCAGGCTCCATCCTTG ATAATGCCTACTCAAATGAAACGCATGCTGGAAGATGGATCATCTGCTGATAATTCATTGTTGGAAGATGTTACCATCGATCCTGTTGTGCGAGGATGCGTTAAAGACTGGGATGCCATGGAAGATTTGTTGCACCATGTTCTATACACGGGCCTTGAATGGGAAGTTGGAAATGAAGGACAAATTTTGTTTACTGAACCGCTTTGTACTCCCAAG GCTGTTAGAGAACGACTGGTGCAATTGCTATTTGAAACTTTTAATGTCTCGGGATTTTATGCGTCGGAACAAGCAGTGTTATCTCTGTATGCTGTCGGGCGTATCTCAGGTTGTACTGTTGATATTGGTCATGGGAAGATAG ACATAGCTGCAGTACTTGAAGGTGCTGTCCAACACATTGCCTCAAGAAGATTTGAAGTTGGAGGTATTGATTTGACAAAGTTACTTGCTCAAGAGCTGGGTAAATCAAATCCTATGGTGAACCTCAGCTTATCTGATGTTGAGAAACTAAAAGAGCAATTCTCGTGTTGTGCCGAAGATGAAGTTGCTTATGACAGAATGCTCAGATCATGTGAAACAGAGGAACATACTCTTCCTGATGGACAG GTGATAAGAATTGGAAGGGAAAGATTTACTGTTGGTGAGGCATTGTTCCAACCATCTATATTGGGCTTAGAAGCTCATGGAATTGTTGAGCAGCTTGTTCGTAGTATTGCAACGGTTTCTTCTGAGAACCAGAAGCAACTGCTAGAAAATACCGTTCTTTGTGGTGGGACTACATCTATGACTG GTTTTGAATCAAGGTTCCAGAAAGAAGCAAGCCTCTGCTCATCAGCAATCCGTCCTTCTCTAGTGAAG CCCCCAGAATATATGCCAGAGAATTTGTCAGTGTATTCAGCATGGGTAGGAGGTGCAATTCTTGCTAAAGTGGTGTTTCCACAAAATCAGCATGTAACAAAGGCAGATTATGATGAGACTGGACCTTCTGTGGTTCATAGAAAGTGTTTTTGa
- the LOC107938342 gene encoding nuclear transcription factor Y subunit A-4, giving the protein MPAKPGNDDQQIDHGAQSVLQSTAYSEPWWKGVGTNPFVEAASKSPSVEQLNGSVANGAVHSQAHGDLGNEDGRNGQDRQHLKHVPSTTPLTLGEHHEPNSQMELVGHSIVLTSYPYSDPQYCGMLTSYGPQMMVSPHLYGMHHARMPLPLKMEEEPVYVNAKQYHGILRRRQIRAKAELEKKAIKVRKPYLHESRHLHAMRRARGCGGRFLNTKKQGDDVTSPTSQKGMNSDENISTKSSILSGSECVSATGAGNMNSFYGQQEGNCARDIMQGNGAQHGAPSIK; this is encoded by the exons ATGCCAGCAAAACCAGGGAATGATGATCAGCAGATAGACCATGGGGCTCAAAGTGTGTTGCAGTCAACTGCCTACTCTGAACCCTGGTGGAAAGGAGTTGGGACTAACCCCTTTGTTGAAGCTGCCTCGAAGTCGCCTTCTGTAGAACAACTAAATGGTTCAGTGGCAAATGGAGCTGTGCATTCACAGGCTCATGGGGACTTGGGCAATGAAG ATGGGAGAAACGGACAAGATCGCCAACATCTCAAACACGTTCCTTCCACAACACCCCTTACTTTGGGTGAACACCATGAACCAAATTCCCAAATGGAACTAGTTGGTCACTCGATT GTCTTGACATCATATCCTTATTCAGATCCTCAGTATTGTGGAATGCTGACTTCATATGGGCCACAAATGATG GTGTCACCACATCTATATGGAATGCATCATGCTAGAATGCCTTTGCCTCTTAAAATGGAAGAGGAGCCTGTTTATGTAAATGCAAAGCAATATCATGGCATTTTGAGGCGAAGACAGATACGTGCTAAGGCTGAGCTTGAAAAGAAAGCCATTAAAGTTAGAAAG CCATACCTTCATGAGTCCCGGCATCTACATGCTATGAGAAGGGCTAGGGGTTGTGGAGGTCGTTTTCTTAATACAAAGAAGCAGGGTGATGATGTTACCAGCCCCACTTCACAAAAGGGCATGAATTCAGATGAAAACATTTCAACCAAATCATCTATCTTGTCTGGGTCTGAGTGTGTATCCGCAACTGGTGCTGGAAACATGAACTCCTTCTATGGTCAGCAAGAAGGAAATTGTGCAAGGGATATCATGCAAGGGAACGGGGCGCAACATGGGGCCCcttcaattaaatga